Within candidate division WOR-3 bacterium, the genomic segment CTGATTTTACCTTCACACTGCAGGAAAGGTAATTCGTCTCTTTTGAAACATCCTGAACAACAAATGTCTCTTTTCTTGCTGCTGCCTGACCACAGATTCCCCTGCCAAAAGGGATTTTTGTATGTTCGGTTGGTTCGCCGACAAAAGGACCGAGATACAATTCTTTTTTTGCATTATCCGCAATATAGAATCCTACCCAATTGTAGTATGGAACATTTTCTTTTAAAAGTTCACAGATTTTAAACAACTTTTCTTTTGAATCAGCATTACCTTCAACAATGTCAGTAATCTTTTGCAAAAGTAAATCA encodes:
- a CDS encoding GAF domain-containing protein produces the protein MDKKEIFDLLLQKITDIVEGNADSKEKLFKICELLKENVPYYNWVGFYIADNAKKELYLGPFVGEPTEHTKIPFGRGICGQAAARKETFVVQDVSKETNYLSCSVKVKS